The sequence below is a genomic window from Proteus vulgaris.
TTCATCTTGGTTTTCACCAAGTACGAATTCGTTTTTATCAGCACTATAAACTGGGCGAGATTTCTGATCTGGACCATCTGGGCCGATTAAGCCACTTTGAGCCTGATACAGGAATTGTGGTGTAGTTTCCAGTAAACGGAAAGGTGTCTGTGAATTAAGCTCGGCGGGATAGGCTAACAAATCAGCCTCATCGATAGTACCGCCCTGAGTATTGATACGAATATCAAGTACGTCAGTTTTTACGGTAATCAATTTTGCCTGCTCATTGCTGTTACCAATTACAGCAAGACTATCACTGCTTGGCACGTCCGCTTGTTGCGAGACCTGAGCGGTAGTGGTGGTGTTTTGTGAAACTTTATCACCCTCCCACTGCTGCCAGATCAGGAAAGAAACGAACAGCAAAGCGATGAATAGAAGATTGCGTTGCGAATCCATCGTTAATTTTCTCTGTTATCGTCGTTTTTTCTAGGTGGGACAGGATCATCACCACCTTCGTGTAAAGGGTGGCATTTTAATATGCGTTTCACTGTTAACCAACTACCTTTTATCATTCCAAACCTGCGCAATGCCTCAATTCCGTAATTAGAGCATGTAGGATTAAAACGACAACGAGGCCCCAACAGAGGACTAATCCCCAGTTGAT
It includes:
- the yidD gene encoding membrane protein insertion efficiency factor YidD, encoding MASSLSLGSKVLILLIRGYQLGISPLLGPRCRFNPTCSNYGIEALRRFGMIKGSWLTVKRILKCHPLHEGGDDPVPPRKNDDNREN